DNA from Roseimicrobium sp. ORNL1:
CACGCCTGGGGCGCTCGCCCCTGCCGGAAGAAATCGCGGAGGTGCAGGCCCATTTTGTGAATCTGATGGAGGTGTCCATCGCCGCACAACCACTCAAGGCCATCCCGGGTGCGAAGGAATTGCTGGAGGTGCTGCTGGCGGAATCCCATGTAGCCATCTCGCTGGCAAGCGGTGCGTGGGAATGTTCTGCACGACTGAAACTGCGTAGTGCGGGCTTGGATTTCCCCCAGATACCCGGCGCCTTTGCCGATGATGCGCATGCGCGGGAGGACTTCATGCAGGCCTCCTTCCAGCGGGTCGCGCAGAGGCATGGGCGCGAGGAGTTCGACTCCAGGGTGTACATCGGAGATGGGGTGTGGGATGTGCGGGCCTCACGCAATCTCGGCTTTGGTTTCATCGGCATTGGTCGTGAGCCTGCCCGCGTGCAGCGACTGCGTGATGAGGGGGCCAGCGTCATCTTCCCGG
Protein-coding regions in this window:
- a CDS encoding HAD family hydrolase; the encoded protein is MNLIMFDIDGTLTASDVMDGECFVQAVQDVFGFADVSSDWSLYRHCSDSGVLDELFQTRLGRSPLPEEIAEVQAHFVNLMEVSIAAQPLKAIPGAKELLEVLLAESHVAISLASGAWECSARLKLRSAGLDFPQIPGAFADDAHAREDFMQASFQRVAQRHGREEFDSRVYIGDGVWDVRASRNLGFGFIGIGREPARVQRLRDEGASVIFPDFTQKDAFQAALVEARGQART